TCCACCCGCAGCTCGACCTGCGCGCCGTTCTCGCCGCCCGTGATGACGACGAGTTCCTGCTCGTCCACCCGCCGCAGTTCCAGCGTCTGCGCCTGCACGATCCGCACGGTGCGCGCCGCCGCCTCACCGAGCGCGGACAGCCCCAGCAACGAGGCAACGGCGAGGAGAGCGCCGCGCCGTCTCCCCTCCCCACGGCGGAAGAGGCGGCTGGCGGCCTTACTCGGCATGGGAGCCGGTGGAAGCAAAGAGAGGTGAAGGGGTAGTCAGATCAGCGCGTGTCTGGGAGGTTGCCCAGAGGCTCGCAACGATGATGTGTTGCCCCTCCCCCCTTGTGGGGGAGGCTGGGAGGGGGGAACCGAAGCGCCATCCGAGCGCACTCAGCCCTTCGTCCCACGCCTTCTCCGTCGGCAGCGGACGCACCCCCGCCAGCACGGGCCGTCCTCCCCCCCCACCCGCCAGCAGTCCCAAACTCGTGCCCGGATAGTAGAAGCCGAGAATCTGCGGATGGTTCATCCCCTGCCGCGCGAGGCCGAGCGCCCCGTATTGGGAGAGGCCGACCCCGTGCCCGGCCCCGAACCCCTCCACGACGAGCGGCGTGCCCGGACCGACCGGGCCGCTCAGGGTCGCTCGGCTGCTCGCCCCACCGAGGGCGCGGATGAAGGCCCCCGCATTCGCCCCGGCGAGGCGGGCCGTCCCGCCCGTGCCCGTGAACGTGACCTCCTGCGCCCGGCCCGACTCGCTCGCGCGGGTGACGCGCACCGCCGTCAGCGTGCCGACACGGACCCGGTAGCGCGCGGCGACCTCGCCCACGCGGACCGCGCCGACCTCTACTCGCCAGCGGGCACGCGGCCCCCCCGTCGAATGCGGGTCCGGGCGGGCGGTGAGGTACGGCAGGTCCCGGCCCCAGACCTCGGCGCTCGACGCCGTGAAGCCCCCCGAATCGCTGGAGAAGTGCGTGCTCGCGGGCCGTCC
This genomic window from Deinococcus sp. YIM 134068 contains:
- a CDS encoding SpoIID/LytB domain-containing protein, producing the protein MRLLMLALALGSGAGALDVRVLVASGPQLAVRVPTAAPVPAVAAAPATPVTPAPLPPAPVPARPLGLGLTPTLPVPGFRVPLAPAPAAPVPLAPPPPVPPPAAPVPVNPVPVNNVWTVGARGANLTLNGVDAGSATLYLPPAPGNVVEIGGRAYRGGVLLRSERGTVQGINVVDVEDYLRGVVPAEMPPSWPAAALAAQAVIARTYVAARVNPALPYDTCATETCQVYRGVSAERPATDAAIRATAGEVVVYGGRPASTHFSSDSGGFTASSAEVWGRDLPYLTARPDPHSTGGPRARWRVEVGAVRVGEVAARYRVRVGTLTAVRVTRASESGRAQEVTFTGTGGTARLAGANAGAFIRALGGASSRATLSGPVGPGTPLVVEGFGAGHGVGLSQYGALGLARQGMNHPQILGFYYPGTSLGLLAGGGGGRPVLAGVRPLPTEKAWDEGLSALGWRFGSPLPASPTRGEGQHIIVASLWATSQTRADLTTPSPLFASTGSHAE